From a region of the Notolabrus celidotus isolate fNotCel1 chromosome 14, fNotCel1.pri, whole genome shotgun sequence genome:
- the serpinh1b gene encoding serpin H1b: MWMTHVVAFCLLVLVAFAEDKKLSSHATTLAGKSVDLAFSLYHSMAKEKDTENILISPVVVASSLGMVALGGKAATASQVKTVLSADKLKDEHLHAGLSELLSEVSDAKTRNTTWKINNRLYGPSSVSFADDFVKTSKKHYNYDHSKINFRDKKSAVNSINEWAAKSTGGKLPEITKDVPNADGAMIVNAMFFKPHWDEKFHDAMVDQRSFLVTHSFTVAVPMMHRTGLYDFHEDTVNQIFALNMPLGQKQASMILIMPYHMEPLERLEKLLTKAQVDTWLSKMQNRAVAISLPKISVEVSHNLQKHLADLGLTEAVDKAKADLSNISGKKDLYLSNVFHASALELDVEGNPFDTGIFGSDKLRNPKLFYLDHPFIFLVRDNKTKSIMYIGRVVKPKGDKIRDEL; encoded by the exons ATGTGGATGACTCATGTTGTTGCTTTTTGTCTGCTGGTCCTCGTGGCCTTTGCAGAGGACAAGAAGCTGAGCAGCCATGCAACCACGCTGGCTGGTAAAAGCGTCGATCTGGCCTTCAG cCTGTACCACAGCATGGCAAAGGAGAAGGACACAGAGAACATCCTCATCTCTCCTGTGGTGGTGGCCTCCTCTCTGGGGATGGTGGCTCTTGGAGGCAAAGCTGCTACTGCCTCTCAGGTCAAAACTGTACTCAGTGCTGACAAACTGAAGGATGAGCATCTGCATGCAGGCCTGTCTGAGCTGCTTTCTGAG GTGAGTGACGCAAAGACACGCAACACAACCTGGAAGATCAACAACCGCCTCTACGGCCCCAGCTCCGTCTCCTTTGCTGATGATTTTGTCAAAACCAGCAAGAAGCACTACAACTATGACCACTCCAAAATAAACTTCAGGGACAAGAAGAGCGCTGTGAACTCCATCAACGAGTGGGCAGCCAAGTCGACAGGTGGCAAGCTGCCAGAGATCACGAAGGATGTGCCGAACGCAGATGGAGCCATGATTGTGAACGCTATGTTCTTCAAAC CGCACTGGGATGAGAAGTTCCATGATGCAATGGTGGACCAACGTAGTTTCCTGgttactcattcattcactgTTGCCGTTCCCATGATGCATCGCACAG GTCTGTACGACTTCCATGAGGACACAGTGAACCAAATCTTTGCTCTGAACATGCCTCTTGGCCAGAAGCAGGCCTCTATGATTCTTATCATGCCCTACCACATGGAGCCCCTGGAGCGCCTGGAGAAACTCTTGACCAAGGCGCAGGTGGACACCTGGCTCAGCAAGATGCAGAACAGGGCTGTCGCTATTTCCCTCCCAAAAATCTCAGTTGAAGTCAGCCACAACTTGCAG AAACATCTGGCTGACCTTGGCCTGACTGAGGCTGTGGACAAAGCCAAAGCTGACCTCTCCAACATCTCAGGGAAGAAAGACCTCTACCTCTCGAACGTGTTCCATGCATCAGCCCTCGAGTTGGACGTGGAGGGAAACCCATTCGACACCGGCATATTTGGCTCTGACAAGCTCAGGAACCCCAAACTTTTCTACTTAGATCACCCCTTCATTTTCCTGGTCAGGGACAACAAGACCAAGTCTATCATGTACATCGGCAGAGTAGTTAAACCTAAAGGAGACAAGATACGTGATGAGCTATAA